One uncultured Methanobrevibacter sp. genomic window carries:
- a CDS encoding MFS transporter gives MTKKTTAFYVVIVGSLASFMAAYTSNAVTMALPELARVFHLSNILQNWTINLYLLTMAVLSVPFGKYCAQKGLKKSFFYGALIFFLGTIGIILSINTEMLLFFRFIQAIGSAAIFVSSVSMIVKAVPNNQRGKALGINISSVYIGLSLAPVLGGTLTYNFGWESIFAITLPMSFIVIILTYLKIKEEWQVNNNDPIDIIGIIFYTIGISAFMYGFTELHTITGQIITGIGVIFLITFIYYELKQKYPIFDVKLYKNHKFLSSNIASVISYISIFSLSTIINYHFQYILGWNAQMTGLILISMPLMQAIVTPQSGKLSDLINPQKLSALGMGLATIAILILTTLNDSTSIYTIIIALMIGGIGYGLFSSPNTNTMMSSVPSNETTMASAAVATMRVIGQTLSIGILTVIFAFVMGNVNITPSVYPQLNESCHIALICSTILGAISVLASLVGMNSNDKLNTQQR, from the coding sequence TATGGCATTACCAGAACTTGCAAGAGTATTTCATTTAAGCAACATCTTACAAAACTGGACAATCAATCTTTATTTATTGACTATGGCAGTATTAAGTGTCCCTTTTGGAAAATATTGTGCACAAAAAGGATTAAAAAAATCATTCTTTTATGGAGCATTAATATTCTTTTTAGGAACTATTGGAATAATATTATCTATCAATACAGAAATGTTATTATTTTTTAGATTTATTCAAGCAATAGGTTCTGCTGCAATTTTTGTATCATCAGTAAGTATGATTGTGAAAGCTGTACCCAATAATCAACGTGGAAAAGCTTTAGGAATAAATATATCATCTGTTTACATAGGATTATCATTAGCCCCAGTATTAGGTGGTACTTTAACATATAACTTTGGATGGGAAAGTATTTTTGCAATAACTCTTCCAATGAGTTTCATTGTAATAATACTCACTTATTTAAAAATTAAAGAAGAATGGCAAGTGAATAATAATGATCCTATTGATATAATTGGAATTATATTTTATACTATTGGAATTTCAGCATTTATGTATGGGTTTACTGAACTACACACAATAACTGGACAAATAATTACTGGAATTGGAGTAATTTTCTTAATAACATTCATATATTATGAATTAAAACAAAAATATCCTATATTCGATGTAAAATTATATAAAAACCACAAATTTTTATCAAGTAACATAGCCAGTGTAATAAGTTATATATCTATTTTTAGCTTATCTACCATCATAAACTATCATTTCCAGTATATTTTAGGATGGAATGCACAGATGACTGGATTGATATTAATTAGTATGCCTCTTATGCAAGCAATTGTAACACCACAATCAGGAAAATTATCAGATTTGATAAATCCTCAAAAGCTTTCAGCTTTAGGAATGGGGCTTGCAACAATAGCTATATTAATATTAACTACATTAAATGATTCTACATCAATTTATACAATAATAATTGCACTAATGATAGGTGGTATTGGATATGGATTGTTTAGCAGTCCGAATACAAATACTATGATGAGTAGTGTTCCATCAAATGAAACTACTATGGCATCAGCAGCAGTAGCTACAATGAGAGTTATTGGTCAAACATTAAGTATTGGGATATTAACTGTAATTTTTGCATTTGTAATGGGTAATGTGAATATAACCCCTTCAGTTTATCCTCAACTTAATGAAAGTTGTCATATAGCATTAATATGTTCTACAATACTTGGAGCAATAAGTGTTTTGGCTTCTCTTGTAGGAATGAATTCCAATGATAAATTAAACACACAACAAAGATAA